In one window of Serinus canaria isolate serCan28SL12 chromosome 18, serCan2020, whole genome shotgun sequence DNA:
- the CACNG5 gene encoding voltage-dependent calcium channel gamma-5 subunit, translating to MLLAMSACSRKALTLLSSVFAVCGLGLLGISVSTDYWLYLEEGIVQPQNQTAEIKLSLHSGLWRVCFLAGEERGRCFTIEYVMPMNIQLTSESTINVLKMIRSATPFPLVSLFFMFIGFILSNIGHIRPHRTILAFVSGIFFILSGLSLVVGLVLYISSINDEMLNRTKDSESFFNYKYGWSFAFSAISFLLTESAGVMSVYLFMKRYTAEDLYRPHPGFYRPRLSNCSDYSGQFLHPDAWARGRSPSDISSEASLQMNSSYPALLKCPDYDQMSSSPC from the exons ATGCTGTTGGCGATGAGCGCCTGCAGCAGGAAGGCGCTGACCCTGCTCAGCAGCGTGTTCGCCGTCTGCGGCCTCGGCCTCCTGGGCATCTCCGTCAGCACCGACTACTGGCTCTACCTGGAGGAGGGCATCGTCCAGCCCCAAAACCAGACGGCCGAGATCAAGCTCTCGCTGCACTCGGGGCTCTGGAGGGTCTGCTTTCTGGCAG GTGAGGAGCGTGGCCGGTGCTTCACCATCGAATACGTCATGCCCATGAACATCCAGCTGACCTCTGAATCCACAATCAACGTCCTAA AGATGATCCGCTCTGCCACCCCCTTCCCTCTGGTCAGCCTCTTCTTCATGTTCATCGGCTTCATCCTGAGCAACATCGGCCACATCCGGCCTCACAGGACCATCCTGGCCTTCGTCTCGGGGATATTCTTCATTCTCTCAG GTCTGTCACTGGTGGTGGGGCTGGTCCTCTACATATCCAGCATTAACGACGAAATGCTCAACAGGACCAAGGACTCGGAGTCATTCTTCAATTACAAATATGGGTGGTCCTTTGCCTTCTCTGCCATCTCATTCCTTCTCACAGAG AGCGCCGGGGTGATGTCCGTGTACCTGTTCATGAAGCGCTACACGGCCGAGGACCTCTACAGACCCCACCCCGGCTTCTACCGGCCCCGCCTGAGCAACTGCTCCGACTACTCGGGGCAGTTCCTGCACCCCGACGCGTGGGCGCGGGGCCGCAGCCCCTCGGACATCTCCAGCGAGGCGTCCCTGCAGATGAACAGCAGCTACCCAGCCCTGCTCAAGTGCCCTGACTACGACCAGATGTCCTCGTCCCCGTGCTGA